The proteins below are encoded in one region of Triticum aestivum cultivar Chinese Spring chromosome 1B, IWGSC CS RefSeq v2.1, whole genome shotgun sequence:
- the LOC123095666 gene encoding dehydration-responsive element-binding protein 1B-like, translating into MDVADAASRSSQQEQGHRTVSSEPPKRPAGRTKFHETRHPLYRGVRRRGRVGQWVCEVRVPRVKGSRLWLGTFTTAEMAARAHDAAVLALSGRAACLNFADSAWRMLPVLAAGSFGFRSAREIKLAVAVAVVAFQQQQNIPPAACPTAEPAASPSNSLFYMSSGDLLELDEEHWFGGMDAGSYYDSLAQGMLVEPPDDRARREDVEQTGVETPTPLWSYLFD; encoded by the coding sequence ATGGACGTCGCCGATGCTGCTTCCAGGTCCAGCCAGCAGGAGCAGGGTCACAGGACCGTGTCGTCTGAGCCGCCGAAGCGGCCGGCGGGGCGGACCAAGTTCCACGAGACGCGCCACCCGCTGTACCGCGGCGTGCGGCGCCGTGGCCGGGTCGGGCAGTGGGTGTGCGAGGTGCGCGTGCCCAGGGTGAAGGGCTCCAGGCTCTGGCTCGGCACCTTCACCACCGCCGAGATGGCGGCGCGCGCGCACGACGCCGCGGTGCTCGCGCTCTCCGGCCGCGCCGCCTGCCTCAACTTCGCCGACTCCGCATGGCGGATGCTGCCCGTGCTTGCGGCCGGGTCGTTCGGCTTCCGCAGCGCGCGGGAGATCAAGCTTGCTGTCGCCGTGGCCGTCGTCGCGTTCCAGCAGCAGCAGAATATTCCTCCAGCCGCGTGTCCAACGGCGGAGCCGGCCGCCAGCCCGAGCAACTCTCTGTTCTACATGTCGTCTGGCGACCTGCTGGAGCTCGACGAGGAGCACTGGTTTGGCGGCATGGACGCCGGGTCGTACTACGACAGCTTGGCGCAGGGGATGCTCGTGGAGCCGCCGGACGACAGAGCGAGGCGGGAGGACGTCGAGCAGACGGGCGTCGAGACACCGACGCCGCTATGGAGCTATTTGTTTGACTAA